A DNA window from Paralichthys olivaceus isolate ysfri-2021 chromosome 3, ASM2471397v2, whole genome shotgun sequence contains the following coding sequences:
- the c3h6orf136 gene encoding uncharacterized protein C6orf136 homolog isoform X1 produces the protein MAVSRGVFAFWMGCVGSHGRRQPIKKRSWTLNQAVNWFWIPLTRPLSSASWALEPPNSLRYQNIKQPVLSHPFFNVSHPQRGGYYEEDLEELLSVCVLVRQGELDGLHTLLEIPLFSHSTLEELLALRTYKSSEFSFPLTTMDGSREDDIRLDSCKRKSADAITRERPCFRSLFETERCPASFMFGSYYYCFHCPRSEPVPGRELKSKRLGIGLDDKPVELPLIHPTTLCSHKEKAESGYTKGDTEEEEKLAVMYERRKHPTTLCSHKEKAESGYTEGDTEEEEKLAVMYERLGIELPSFFIKSHDYTMYSKDMEFLNGLMNTNTRGRVLYQLILSLWRLLCLCYYAEARLEVLKLTKHMEDRSIKARWRIRGLPVHTVLLRFYRKDKRHLYRSYDAFSTFYIGKDGLIHCHKVEKVMPAQPPVMPRITSLMAGALVALGVQEHRPALNLLPLLLSTLQHSRK, from the exons ATGGCTGTGAGCAGAGGGGTTTTTGCCTTCTGGATGGGTTGTGTCGGCAGCCATGGCAGAAGGCAACCCATCAAAAAACGGAGCTGGACTCTAAACCAG GCAGTCAATTGGTTTTGGATCCCTCTGACCCGCCCCCTGAGCAGTGCATCATGGGCCCTGGAACCCCCCAACAGCCTGAGATATCAGAACATTAAGCAGCCAGTGCTCTCCCACCCATTCTTCAATGTCAGCCATCCTCAGAGAGGAGGTTACTACGAGGAGGACTTGGAGGAGTTGCTCagcgtgtgtgtgctggtgcGACAGGGTGAGTTGGATGGTCTCCACACCCTGCTGGAAATCCCTCTGTTCAGTCACAGTACACTCGAAGAGCTCCTCGCTCTGAGGACCTACAAATCCTCTGAGTTCTCCTTCCCCCTAACCACAATGGATGGCAGCAGAGAGGACGATATCAGACTTGACAGCTGTAAGAGAAAAAGTGCTGATGCTATAACGAGAGAACGACCCTGTTTCAGAAGCCTGTTTGAAACAGAGAGGTGTCCTGCATCGTTCATGTTCGGCTCCTACTATTATTGTTTCCATTGTCCGAGATCAGAACCCGTGCCTGGCAGGGAGCTGAAATCTAAGAGGCTGGGTATTGGACTTGATGACAAGCCTGTGGAGCTTCCTCTTATACATCCTACCACTCTGTGTAGCCATAAAGAGAAAGCAGAGAGTGGATATACTAAAGGAGAcactgaagaagaggagaagctgGCTGTGATGTATGAAAGGAGGAAGCATCCTACCACTCTGTGTAGCCATAAAGAGAAAGCAGAGAGTGGATATACTGAAGGAGAcactgaagaagaggagaagctgGCTGTGATGTATGAAAGACTGGGTATAGAG cttccAAGTTTCTTTATAAAGAGCCATGATTACACCATGTACTCAAAGGATATGGAATTCCTCAATGGCCTCATGAATACCAATACTAG AGGCCGTGTGCTGTACCAgctcatcctctctctgtggCGCCTACTGTGTCTGTGTTACTACGCTGAGGCTCGGTTGGAGGTGCTGAAGCTCACCAAACACATGGAGGACAGAAGCATTAAGGCCCGCTGGAGGATTAGGGGCCTGCCCGtccacactgtgctgctgcgCTTCTATCGCAAAGACAAACGTCACCTTTATAG GTCATATGATGCGTTCTCTACATTTTACATTGGAAAGGATGGTCTTATTCATTGTCATAAAGTTGAAAAG GTGATGCCAGCTCAGCCCCCTGTAATGCCCAGGATAACTTCCCTCATGGCAGGGGCTCTGGTGGCTCTAGGTGTGCAGGAGCATCGTCCTGCCCTCAACCTGTTGCCCCTCCTCCTTTCAACGCTGCAACATAGCAGAAAATAA
- the c3h6orf136 gene encoding uncharacterized protein C6orf136 homolog isoform X2 — protein MAVSRGVFAFWMGCVGSHGRRQPIKKRSWTLNQAVNWFWIPLTRPLSSASWALEPPNSLRYQNIKQPVLSHPFFNVSHPQRGGYYEEDLEELLSVCVLVRQGELDGLHTLLEIPLFSHSTLEELLALRTYKSSEFSFPLTTMDGSREDDIRLDSCKRKSADAITRERPCFRSLFETERCPASFMFGSYYYCFHCPRSEPVPGRELKSKRLGIGLDDKPVELPLIHPTTLCSHKEKAESGYTKGDTEEEEKLAVMYERRKHPTTLCSHKEKAESGYTEGDTEEEEKLAVMYERLGIELPSFFIKSHDYTMYSKDMEFLNGLMNTNTRGRVLYQLILSLWRLLCLCYYAEARLEVLKLTKHMEDRSIKARWRIRGLPVHTVLLRFYRKDKRHLYRSYDAFSTFYIGKDGLIHCHKVEKV, from the exons ATGGCTGTGAGCAGAGGGGTTTTTGCCTTCTGGATGGGTTGTGTCGGCAGCCATGGCAGAAGGCAACCCATCAAAAAACGGAGCTGGACTCTAAACCAG GCAGTCAATTGGTTTTGGATCCCTCTGACCCGCCCCCTGAGCAGTGCATCATGGGCCCTGGAACCCCCCAACAGCCTGAGATATCAGAACATTAAGCAGCCAGTGCTCTCCCACCCATTCTTCAATGTCAGCCATCCTCAGAGAGGAGGTTACTACGAGGAGGACTTGGAGGAGTTGCTCagcgtgtgtgtgctggtgcGACAGGGTGAGTTGGATGGTCTCCACACCCTGCTGGAAATCCCTCTGTTCAGTCACAGTACACTCGAAGAGCTCCTCGCTCTGAGGACCTACAAATCCTCTGAGTTCTCCTTCCCCCTAACCACAATGGATGGCAGCAGAGAGGACGATATCAGACTTGACAGCTGTAAGAGAAAAAGTGCTGATGCTATAACGAGAGAACGACCCTGTTTCAGAAGCCTGTTTGAAACAGAGAGGTGTCCTGCATCGTTCATGTTCGGCTCCTACTATTATTGTTTCCATTGTCCGAGATCAGAACCCGTGCCTGGCAGGGAGCTGAAATCTAAGAGGCTGGGTATTGGACTTGATGACAAGCCTGTGGAGCTTCCTCTTATACATCCTACCACTCTGTGTAGCCATAAAGAGAAAGCAGAGAGTGGATATACTAAAGGAGAcactgaagaagaggagaagctgGCTGTGATGTATGAAAGGAGGAAGCATCCTACCACTCTGTGTAGCCATAAAGAGAAAGCAGAGAGTGGATATACTGAAGGAGAcactgaagaagaggagaagctgGCTGTGATGTATGAAAGACTGGGTATAGAG cttccAAGTTTCTTTATAAAGAGCCATGATTACACCATGTACTCAAAGGATATGGAATTCCTCAATGGCCTCATGAATACCAATACTAG AGGCCGTGTGCTGTACCAgctcatcctctctctgtggCGCCTACTGTGTCTGTGTTACTACGCTGAGGCTCGGTTGGAGGTGCTGAAGCTCACCAAACACATGGAGGACAGAAGCATTAAGGCCCGCTGGAGGATTAGGGGCCTGCCCGtccacactgtgctgctgcgCTTCTATCGCAAAGACAAACGTCACCTTTATAG GTCATATGATGCGTTCTCTACATTTTACATTGGAAAGGATGGTCTTATTCATTGTCATAAAGTTGAAAAG gtatag